ACCGACCCCGAGGGCATCCTCGCCGCCCCCCGGCTCCGCGACACCCTCGACCTGACCCGCCCGGTCGCGCTCAGCCTCAACGCCCTGATGCACTTCGTCACCGACGACGGCCGGGACCGCGCGCACGCCATCGTCGAGACCCTCAAGGACGCACTCCCCAGCGGCTCCGTCCTCGCCATGACCCACGCCACGGCGGACTTCGACCCCGAGGCGATGGGGAAGATCAACGAGATCTACGCGGACGCCGGGACCGTCCTGCAGTTCCGCTCCCGCGCCGCCTTCCTCCGCTTCTTCGACGGCTGGGAGCTGCTCGACCCGGGCGTCACCCTCTCCCACCAGTGGCGGCCCGACCGCCCGGAGGACGCCACCCACGTCACCGACGCGGAGGCCGCCTGCTACGCGGGCCTGGCCCGCAAGCCCTGAGCGGGGCGGCGCCCGGGGAAGTCGCCCGCCGCGGTCACTCCTTCCGGTAGCCGTACGCCTCCCCGGCAGCCGCCGCGACCGCGTCCAGATCCGCCCCCGTCGAGGCGGTCACCACCGCGGCCACCGCCCCCTCCACGAACGGCGCGTCCACCAGCCGCGAGCCCTCCGGGAGTTCGTCGCCCTCGGCGATCAGCGCTTTGACGGTCAGCACCGCGCTGCCCAGGTCGACCAGGAGCGCCACCCCGGCGCCGCGGTCCACGCTCCGCGCCGCCTCGGCGATCAGCTCCGAACTCGTCCCCAGCCCACCGTCCGGCGTGCCGCCCGCGGACGCCACCGGCGCCCCCGCGTCCGCCCCGGCCAGCCCGCGCGCCAGCGCCGCCACCGAGTCGGCGACCGGGCCGCTGTGCGACACCAGCACCACCCCGACCAGCGACGCGCCGGCCGCGTCCGCCGCGCTCACGCCGCCACCTCCGCGAGCGCCGCGAGCAGCAGCGCCGACGAGGCCGCGCCCGGGTCCTCGTGCCCGATGCTGCGCTCGCCCAGGTAGCTCGCCCTGCCCTTCCTGGCCTGCAGCGGTACGGTCGCCACCGCACCGTCCCCCGCCGCCGCGGCCGCCGCCTCGAACGAGGTCTCCAGGGCCGCCACCCCCGGCACCAGCGCGTCGAGCATCGTCTTGTCACCGGGCGCCGAACCGCCGAGCTGGCCCACCGCGTCCACCCCGGCGCTGAGCCCGGCCCGCAGCTCCTCCGCCGACACCTGCGCGGCGTCGCCCAGCGCCTTCCCGGCCCGCCGCAGCAGCGTCCCGTACAGCGGCCCGGCCGCTCCGCCCACACTTGAGATCAGCTGCCGCCCGGCCGCGGTCAGCACGGCGCCGGGCGTCGCCGGGGCCTCGCCCTCGGTCAGGGCCTTCACCACGGCCGCGAAGCCACGCTGCATGTTGGTGCCGTGGTCGGCGTCACCGATGGCCGAGTCGAGCTCGGTGAGCCGCTCCGCCTCCCGGTCGACGGCGGCGGCCGCGGCCGTCATCCAGCGTACGAAGAACGCGGCATCCAGGGCCGTTTCGGACACGGGCTACTCTCCTTCGGTCGTTAGCTCATTGATCGACGACGCCGGCACTGCTTCCCCGCCGGACACCGGACGAACCCCCGGACGCCGACGGTTCTCACCGTCCCCAGCGGAGCCCGGGCGTCTCCACCGGTGCGTCCCACAACCGCAGCAGCTCCCCGTCCACCTGGCACAGCGTCACCGAGGCGCCCGCCATGTCCAGCGACGTCACATAGTTCCCGACGAGCGTACGGGCCACCGCCACGCCCCGCTCGTCCAGCACCCGGCGCACCTCCGCATTGAACCCGTACAGCTCCAGCAGCGGCGTGGCCCCCATGCCGTTCACCAGCACCAGCACCGGCAGCCGCGGATCCAGGTCCTCCAGGACCGCGTCCACCGCGACGTCCGCGATCTCGTGCGACGTCATCATCGCGCGCCGCTCCCGCCCCGGCTCACCGTGGATCCCCACCCCCAACTCCAGCTCACCGGCCGGAAGATCGAACGTCGGGCTGCCCTTCGCCGGCGTCGAACAGGCGCTGAGCGCCACCCCGAAGCTGCGCGAGGACTCCACCACCTGTCGCGCCAGCGCCTCCACCCGCTCCAGCGGCATCCCCTCCTCGGCCGCCGCCCCGGCGATCTTCTCCACGAACAGCGTCGCCCCCGTGCCGCGCCGCCCCGCCGTGAACGTCGAGTCGTTCACCGCCACATCGTCATTGACCAGCACACTGGCGACCTGGATGCCCTCGTCCTCCGCCAGCTCCGCCGCCATCTGGAAGTTCAGCACGTCGCCCGTGTAGTTCTTCACCACGAACAGCACCCCCTTCCCGCTGTCCACGGCCGCCGCGGCCCGCACCATCTGGTCCGGCACCGGCGAGGTGAACACCTCCCCGGGGCACGCCGCGTCCAGCATCCCCGGCCCGACGAACCCCCCGTGCAGCGGCTCGTGCCCGCTCCCGCCCCCGGACACCAGCGCCACCTTGTCCGCCACCGGCGCGTCCCGCCGTACGATCACCCGGTTCTCGGCATCCACCACCAGTTCCGGGTGCGCCGCGGCCATCCCGCGCAAGGCGTCGGCGACCACGGTCTCGGCGACGTTGATCAGCATCTTCATGAGTACCTCCTGGTGAGATGGGCGGTCGAGCCCTGACCTGTGCCTTCCCAGGTCTGGAGCAGGTATCTGGAGCAGATGTCGGATGTTCTCGGTGGGACGGTCCGCGGCGACCGGGGCGGGCGGGGTACGGCGGGACCGCTCCCGGCCCGGCGCCGACGCCCTGACGAGCGGTCAGCGCCCGTACCGGACGCGGCGTCACCCCGGAGGCAGTATCTGCGCTCCCGGCTCCAAGGTCACGTGACGCGGAGAGCGCGCGCGTCCCGTGGTCTCCGCGCGCGGTGCGGGCGCTCAGTGGCGGATGCCGTCCGCGCGCCGGAAGGTCCCGAGGCGGTGGCGGGCCTGCGGCGCCGGTGTGCGCCGGATCGCGATCAGGGCGGCATCGTCGTCGAGATGACCGTGGCAGTGGGCGAGGAGGTCCAGCCGGAGGTGGTGCAGGAGCGACTCCGGATCGCACGACGTCCAGTTGGCGACGCGTTGCGCGAGCGGATAGAAGGCACCGTTGCGGTCCCGGGCCTCGGTGACGCCGTCGGTGTACAGCAGGAGCATGTCACCGGACGCGAAGGCGATCTCGTCGGTGGTGTACCTGTCCGGCCCGGCCCCGCTCATCCCGCCCATCCCGAGCGGAGGCGCCGGATGGAGGCTCGGGACGGTCGTGACCCGGTGCCGGCTCAGGAGCAGGGGCGGGGGGTGCCCGCAGTCGGTCATCCGGGCGGCCGGCTCCTCGTGCGGGATCTCCAGCAGCAGCGCGGTGATGAAGTGTTCCGGGATGTCGCGGTCGGACTCGATGAAGTCGGTCAGGTAGCGGCACACGCTGCGGTCCAGTGCGGCGGCGAGTTCCGGCAGCGTCGGGTGCCGGTGCGCCGTTTCCCGGAACGCGCCGAGCAGCAGGGCGGACTCACCGATGGCGGCCAGGCCCTTGCCGCGCACGTCCCCGATGATCAGACGGGTCCCGCTGTCGGTGCGCGTCGCGGTGTACAGGTCGCCGCCGACCTCGGCCTCCTCCTCGGCGGCCAGATACAGCGACGCGATGTGCAGCGGGCCGATCCGGTGGGGGAGCGGACGCAGCAGCGCCTTCTGCGCCGCCTCGGCCACCGACCGCACCTTCGCCAGCTCCTGCTGGCGCCGCGCCCGCACCACGCAGAAGAACACGATCATGGCCGAGAGCACCGACAGGGCGAGGATCTGGATCATCACATTGCGCTCGGTGAAGAGCACCCCGAAGTGCAGCCCGATGTACACCTGCGCCATGACCGCCAGTAGCCCGATCGCCCCCGTGCGCCACGGGCCGGCGAAGGAGGCGGTGAGCGCGGGGGCGACGACGAGCAGGGGGCCCAGATGGACGTCGGCGGGGACGTTGAGATCGATGACCGTGATCACCGCGATGAGCGCAACGGGCAGCACCAGCAGTGCATGACTGGGTTGCCACGGCTGCCACAGGCCGCCAAAGTGCCGCTGGACGCCCACGCCCTCCACTGTGCACCCTGCGGGCCCGCCGGACGAGCCGGTGCCCCGGCCGGACGTCGACGCCGTACGCGGCCCCGGGCCCGACCGGCCCCCCACCGCCTCCCCGCGCGGCCGGGGCACCGCGCGCCTAGCGTGAGAAGCCGGAACGGCCGGAAGGAGTGAGCCACACCATGACTGAATTCCCGGAAGGCGCCCCCTGCTGGGCGGACGCCATGTTCAAGGACGTCGAGGGCGCCAAGAGCTTCTACGGCGAGGTGCTCGGCTGGACCTTCGGTGAGGCGGCCGGCGAGTACGGCAACTACACACAGGCGTACTCCGACGGGAAGGCCGTCGCCGCCGTCGTCCCGCCGATGCCCGGCGGCGACGACGTACCGTCCGCCTGGTGCCTCTACTTCGCGTCCAAGGACGTGCGGAAGACCGCCGAGAAGATCAAGGAGGCGGGCGGCACCCTGCTCATGGAGCCGATGCAGGTCGGCACGTTCGGGTCGATGGTGCTCGCCAGAGAGCCCAGCGGCGCCGTCCTCGGCGTCTGGCAGGCGGGCGCTCACCAGGGGTTCGAGAAGGTGGGGGAGCCCGGCGCGTACTGCTGGGCCGAGGCGTTCACGCGTGACCCGGAGAGGGCCGACGCGTTCCTCACCCAGGTCTTCCCCTATTCCGCGCGGAAAATGGAGCCCGGCACGGATCCCGACGCCCAGGGCATCGACTTCAAGGTGTTCAGCATCGGCGGCCCCGACAATCCGGTGCTGGGCCGGATGAAGATGGGTGACGAGTTCCCGAAGGAGATCCCCTCCTACATCCAGGTCTACTTCAACGTCGCGAACTGCGACGACGCCGTCGCCACGACCGAGAAGCTCGGCGGCCGGCTGCATTTCGGCCCCATGGACAGCCCGTTCGGCCGGTTCGCCGCGGTCAGCGACCCGCAGGGCGCGGCGTTCGCGGTGATCGACATGAGTACGACGGCCGGCGAGATGCCACGGATGACCGACGCCTGACCCGACCCCGTCGCGTCGCCCGCCCGCAGCGTGGTGGCCGCCGGCGGGCGAACGGTCGGACCGTGCGGTCCACGGTCAGCCGCGGCGAGGGCGTCCATCTCCTTCCCGCCCGTCATCCCGGGCATCGCCGAGTGGTCCGTCCCGGGCATGGAGGTCATGCCGGAGTGGTCCGCCCGGACGTCTTCCCGGGCACCGGCTCGCCCCAGGCCGTCAGCCACCCGGACAGCGTGGTGATCTCCGGGTCCTGGGCCTTCATGATCGTGGCGGCGACCTCCTTGACCTGCGGCGACGCGGCGCGGGTGGCGGCCGCAGCGGCCATCTCCAGCGCCTGCCGGTGGTGCGGGATCATGCCCTTGGCGAACGCCACGTCAGCGGCGTTGTGCGCACCGGCCGGGGCCGAGGCGCGCGGCGAAGCGGCGGGCCGGGAAGGGGAGTTGTGCGGCCCGCCCGCGCCGGCCGCGTGCGGGGGCGTACGGGGCCGAGCGGGGACGGCGTCAGGGCAGGGGGGACGGTCGGCCCGTCGAGGGCGGCGGACGCACAGGCCGGGTCCGCGTGAGGGACGTGCCCGCTGCCGCCGCGGTCACCGGCTCCGGCGCAGTGCGCGTGCGCGGTGACCCCGGCCGCCCGGTGCCCGTGTGCCGTGTCGCCCACGAGCCGGGCAGCGGCGTGACGGTGCGAACCTCGCCCCCCATCAGTCCGTTTCCTCCCGTCGGCCGCGACGGCAGGGCCGCGACACCGCGGCGGTCGCCGGGGCGGAGGTCCGCGCGGCGCGACGGACGTCCCAGGTGTAGAGAGGAGATATGAGCGTCCGGCGCGGTCTCACCCGGTTCGGCGGGTCCTGGCGGCCGAGCCACGGCCTGCTGGTCATACCGCTGGCGATCATCGTGCTGGTGACGGTGCTCGACATCAATGCCCCGACGACCATCCATCTCGGCCCGTTCCTGGTCGCCGCGCCGGCGATCACCGCCTCCTTCGCCGGGCCGCGCCTCACCGGGGTCGTCGGCGCCCTCGCCGTGGCCGCCCAGATCCTCATCGGGTACCTGCACGGCGGCCTGATGACCGCGAACCACCAGGCGCAGATCGCCGCGCTCGTCGTGCTCTCCGTGCTCGTCACGCTGCTGCGGTACGTACGCGAGCGGCGCGAGCGGCGGCTCACCCAGGTGCAGTCGGTGGCCGTCGCGGCACAGCAGGTGCTGATGCGGCCGCTGCCCGAGCGGATCGGGCCGCTGCGGATCGCCTCCTCGTACCTCGCGGCCGACGCCGAGGCCCAGATCGGCGGCGACCTGTACGCGGTGGCGCCCGCCGCCGGCGCGACACGGCTGGTCATCGGGGACGTACGGGGCAAGGGCCTGGCCG
The sequence above is a segment of the Streptomyces lydicus genome. Coding sequences within it:
- a CDS encoding SAM-dependent methyltransferase; translation: MSEHETVVDLQLDRAHSSRIYDYFLGGKTNFLADRMAAGSVLGVFPAALVAARINREFMHRATRFLAETGLRQFLDIGTGIPTGPNLHDIAQGVAPDARVVYTDNDPIVLAHAAALLLSTPEGRTAYVQADVTDPEGILAAPRLRDTLDLTRPVALSLNALMHFVTDDGRDRAHAIVETLKDALPSGSVLAMTHATADFDPEAMGKINEIYADAGTVLQFRSRAAFLRFFDGWELLDPGVTLSHQWRPDRPEDATHVTDAEAACYAGLARKP
- a CDS encoding PTS-dependent dihydroxyacetone kinase phosphotransferase subunit DhaM, translated to MSAADAAGASLVGVVLVSHSGPVADSVAALARGLAGADAGAPVASAGGTPDGGLGTSSELIAEAARSVDRGAGVALLVDLGSAVLTVKALIAEGDELPEGSRLVDAPFVEGAVAAVVTASTGADLDAVAAAAGEAYGYRKE
- the dhaL gene encoding dihydroxyacetone kinase subunit DhaL; its protein translation is MSETALDAAFFVRWMTAAAAAVDREAERLTELDSAIGDADHGTNMQRGFAAVVKALTEGEAPATPGAVLTAAGRQLISSVGGAAGPLYGTLLRRAGKALGDAAQVSAEELRAGLSAGVDAVGQLGGSAPGDKTMLDALVPGVAALETSFEAAAAAAGDGAVATVPLQARKGRASYLGERSIGHEDPGAASSALLLAALAEVAA
- the dhaK gene encoding dihydroxyacetone kinase subunit DhaK; the encoded protein is MKMLINVAETVVADALRGMAAAHPELVVDAENRVIVRRDAPVADKVALVSGGGSGHEPLHGGFVGPGMLDAACPGEVFTSPVPDQMVRAAAAVDSGKGVLFVVKNYTGDVLNFQMAAELAEDEGIQVASVLVNDDVAVNDSTFTAGRRGTGATLFVEKIAGAAAEEGMPLERVEALARQVVESSRSFGVALSACSTPAKGSPTFDLPAGELELGVGIHGEPGRERRAMMTSHEIADVAVDAVLEDLDPRLPVLVLVNGMGATPLLELYGFNAEVRRVLDERGVAVARTLVGNYVTSLDMAGASVTLCQVDGELLRLWDAPVETPGLRWGR
- a CDS encoding PP2C family protein-serine/threonine phosphatase, with the translated sequence MGVQRHFGGLWQPWQPSHALLVLPVALIAVITVIDLNVPADVHLGPLLVVAPALTASFAGPWRTGAIGLLAVMAQVYIGLHFGVLFTERNVMIQILALSVLSAMIVFFCVVRARRQQELAKVRSVAEAAQKALLRPLPHRIGPLHIASLYLAAEEEAEVGGDLYTATRTDSGTRLIIGDVRGKGLAAIGESALLLGAFRETAHRHPTLPELAAALDRSVCRYLTDFIESDRDIPEHFITALLLEIPHEEPAARMTDCGHPPPLLLSRHRVTTVPSLHPAPPLGMGGMSGAGPDRYTTDEIAFASGDMLLLYTDGVTEARDRNGAFYPLAQRVANWTSCDPESLLHHLRLDLLAHCHGHLDDDAALIAIRRTPAPQARHRLGTFRRADGIRH
- a CDS encoding VOC family protein; protein product: MTEFPEGAPCWADAMFKDVEGAKSFYGEVLGWTFGEAAGEYGNYTQAYSDGKAVAAVVPPMPGGDDVPSAWCLYFASKDVRKTAEKIKEAGGTLLMEPMQVGTFGSMVLAREPSGAVLGVWQAGAHQGFEKVGEPGAYCWAEAFTRDPERADAFLTQVFPYSARKMEPGTDPDAQGIDFKVFSIGGPDNPVLGRMKMGDEFPKEIPSYIQVYFNVANCDDAVATTEKLGGRLHFGPMDSPFGRFAAVSDPQGAAFAVIDMSTTAGEMPRMTDA
- a CDS encoding DUF305 domain-containing protein produces the protein MAFAKGMIPHHRQALEMAAAAATRAASPQVKEVAATIMKAQDPEITTLSGWLTAWGEPVPGKTSGRTTPA
- a CDS encoding DUF6153 family protein, translated to MGDTAHGHRAAGVTAHAHCAGAGDRGGSGHVPHADPACASAALDGPTVPPALTPSPLGPVRPRTRPARAGRTTPLPGPPLRRAPRPRPVRTTPLTWRSPRA
- a CDS encoding PP2C family protein-serine/threonine phosphatase, which produces MSVRRGLTRFGGSWRPSHGLLVIPLAIIVLVTVLDINAPTTIHLGPFLVAAPAITASFAGPRLTGVVGALAVAAQILIGYLHGGLMTANHQAQIAALVVLSVLVTLLRYVRERRERRLTQVQSVAVAAQQVLMRPLPERIGPLRIASSYLAADAEAQIGGDLYAVAPAAGATRLVIGDVRGKGLAAIGEAAVLIGAFHGSAYRNLSLPALMAHLGNSVYWNTVHQADGDPESAESFVTALLLDVHHDAPGLSMINCGHPPPLLITADGVRTLEVREPALPLGLTAPSESDYEVEAAGFGPGELLLLYTDGVIEARGPGGAFYPLADRLTAWAETDPPSLVARLHDDLLRHAGGNLDDDVAVIALARAP